The Verrucomicrobiota bacterium genome contains a region encoding:
- a CDS encoding septum formation inhibitor Maf, with the protein MKSPSRPLWQGGWSTLWILAASLAPADTPQAPPSEAVAGYWFDGAEINRYELQQRCYGELHPGHAVLVFVTEPFLVEEQVKRDFGQGQAVSVLKMNAMRDFLTGLYPYRTMTSVFQPVDQKAALKVTTSVQEWCGHAFSQSNRRTNGLKTEVHSYFQRAERGQFTSPPDVLLEDELWTQLRLDPSALPTGSFEMVPGSLFLRLRHQDPAPHPAVGSWKESQQAGRSIYSLHYPDLGRSLEIEVETAFPYVIQAWEELEAGGKVFAQAQLTHRLEKQYYWSQNGLKDRSKRAKLGLPTE; encoded by the coding sequence TTGAAATCACCCTCTCGACCACTCTGGCAGGGGGGCTGGAGCACTCTCTGGATTTTGGCCGCCAGCCTGGCCCCCGCCGACACGCCGCAAGCTCCGCCGTCGGAGGCTGTGGCCGGGTACTGGTTCGACGGAGCCGAAATCAATCGCTATGAATTGCAACAACGCTGCTACGGAGAACTCCACCCGGGCCATGCCGTGCTCGTCTTCGTCACCGAACCCTTCCTGGTAGAAGAACAGGTCAAACGAGACTTCGGCCAAGGCCAGGCAGTCTCGGTCCTGAAGATGAATGCCATGCGCGACTTCTTGACCGGCCTCTATCCTTACCGAACCATGACCTCGGTCTTCCAGCCGGTCGATCAAAAAGCCGCCCTCAAAGTCACGACTTCGGTCCAAGAGTGGTGTGGGCATGCCTTTAGTCAGAGCAATCGGCGGACCAACGGCTTGAAGACTGAGGTGCACTCCTACTTCCAACGGGCCGAAAGGGGCCAATTCACCTCGCCTCCGGACGTTCTCCTGGAGGACGAGCTTTGGACCCAGCTTCGCCTCGACCCCAGTGCCCTCCCGACGGGCTCTTTCGAAATGGTCCCCGGCAGCCTCTTTCTCCGCCTGAGGCACCAGGACCCCGCGCCGCATCCAGCCGTGGGCAGCTGGAAAGAAAGCCAGCAAGCAGGCCGATCGATCTACTCACTGCACTACCCTGATCTCGGCCGCAGTCTAGAAATCGAAGTGGAAACCGCCTTTCCCTACGTCATTCAAGCTTGGGAAGAACTGGAAGCGGGAGGGAAAGTCTTTGCGCAAGCACAGCTGACCCACCGCCTGGAGAAGCAATACTACTGGAGCCAAAACGGGCTTAAGGACCGCAGCAAACGAGCGAAGCTCGGCCTTCCTACCGAGTAA
- a CDS encoding glycosyltransferase, with protein MTASLGLLIFGLNCYVMLGFFRRCFHRGRATQASLEEAFQQRVAREGDAFLPVITTQIALFNEMNVAERVLRACAAMEYPADRHEIQVLDDSNDETIALVDRVAAELREEGHDIQVIRRAIREGYKAGALGDGLEVARGEFVAIFDSDFVPPKDFLLRALPHLLEDPGIGLAQGRWGHLNAEDSLLTRAQALGVDGHFAIEQSARAWNHLFLNFNGTAGLWRKQAIQDAGGWQSDTLTEDMDLSYRSQLAGWRLEYVPDLVVPAELPSTFTAFKSQQFRWAKGSIQTARKVLPKVFAARVPLIKKIQSIFHLTHYLVHPLMLTVSLLALPLLLTKGGELVPTFFFILLASPLIPATLAPSLLYLVSQRTLYPRSWLQRAALIPGLMVVGFGICLSNSRAVWEALSGKKSGFIRTPKAGEKRLKNYRAGSSIAPALETMLGLYCTATFVLYVGFGQVWIAPFLLLYAAGFLLVGSASLRESLIG; from the coding sequence ATGACTGCGAGCCTCGGTCTGCTCATTTTTGGGCTGAACTGCTACGTGATGTTGGGCTTTTTCCGAAGATGCTTCCATCGCGGACGCGCCACCCAAGCCTCTCTGGAAGAGGCCTTTCAGCAACGAGTGGCCCGCGAGGGGGATGCCTTCCTCCCGGTCATCACCACTCAAATTGCCCTTTTCAACGAGATGAATGTGGCTGAGCGGGTCCTCCGGGCCTGCGCTGCCATGGAGTATCCTGCGGACCGCCACGAGATCCAGGTGTTGGATGATTCAAACGATGAGACCATTGCGCTGGTCGATCGCGTGGCCGCCGAACTGCGAGAGGAGGGGCATGATATCCAAGTGATCCGGCGGGCCATCCGGGAGGGCTACAAGGCGGGGGCTTTGGGCGATGGCTTGGAGGTGGCTCGGGGTGAGTTTGTAGCCATTTTTGATTCCGACTTCGTGCCACCCAAGGATTTTCTCCTACGCGCTCTTCCGCACCTTCTCGAGGACCCTGGGATCGGTCTGGCACAAGGTCGCTGGGGACACCTGAACGCAGAGGACTCTCTCCTAACCCGCGCGCAAGCGCTCGGGGTGGATGGGCACTTCGCCATTGAACAAAGCGCGCGCGCCTGGAACCACCTTTTCCTCAATTTCAACGGGACGGCCGGTCTGTGGCGGAAGCAGGCCATTCAGGATGCGGGTGGTTGGCAGTCGGATACCCTGACCGAGGACATGGATCTCTCTTACCGCAGCCAACTGGCCGGTTGGCGGCTGGAATACGTCCCCGATCTCGTCGTTCCGGCCGAGTTGCCCTCCACCTTCACCGCCTTCAAGAGCCAACAGTTCCGCTGGGCCAAGGGCTCGATCCAGACGGCTCGGAAGGTCCTGCCCAAGGTCTTCGCTGCGAGAGTGCCGCTCATCAAAAAGATCCAATCGATCTTCCACCTGACGCACTACTTGGTCCACCCGCTCATGCTGACGGTCTCGCTCTTGGCTCTGCCGCTCTTGCTGACGAAGGGCGGCGAGCTGGTGCCGACCTTTTTCTTCATTCTCTTGGCCAGTCCGCTCATTCCCGCGACCCTTGCCCCCAGCCTCCTCTACCTGGTCAGCCAAAGGACGCTCTACCCTCGGAGTTGGCTGCAACGGGCTGCGCTGATCCCCGGGCTCATGGTAGTGGGCTTTGGGATTTGTCTTTCCAATTCTCGGGCGGTCTGGGAGGCGCTCTCCGGTAAGAAAAGCGGCTTCATTCGAACGCCCAAAGCAGGGGAGAAGCGCCTCAAGAACTATCGAGCCGGTTCCAGCATCGCGCCCGCTCTTGAGACTATGCTGGGGCTCTATTGCACGGCCACCTTCGTGCTCTACGTCGGCTTTGGTCAGGTGTGGATTGCCCCCTTCCTGCTACTCTACGCGGCGGGGTTTTTGCTGGTCGGCAGTGCCAGCTTGCGCGAGAGCCTGATCGGGTGA